In Fluviicola taffensis DSM 16823, the following are encoded in one genomic region:
- a CDS encoding PorP/SprF family type IX secretion system membrane protein encodes MKTIKFLVACFTLVLLGSTSASAQQDPHYTQYFDNMLFINPAYAGSRGMLNLTGIHREQWVGFDGRPRSSTFSMHSPLSYESVGLGLTAVNDNVGPMNQTMIYADASYTIKFKKHKGKLAFGVKGGINLINIGRDGLNSGNPDDPKLLQNIRNNVNPNFGVGIYYHTPKFFIGISTPKILEKSYDEVSKTNLERRHYFGTIGGVIGLANKWKLRPSSLVKITEGSPLSLDLTLAAIYNEKVWFGANYRLMAAFGAFVQVQLSPQFKVGIASDFGTQKLRNYNDGSFELMVSYDFVFKKEGIRSPRYF; translated from the coding sequence ATGAAAACAATAAAGTTTTTAGTAGCTTGTTTCACACTGGTACTTCTTGGAAGTACCAGTGCAAGTGCACAGCAGGATCCTCATTATACACAGTATTTTGACAACATGCTGTTTATTAATCCTGCCTATGCAGGTAGCCGCGGAATGTTAAACCTTACCGGGATTCACAGGGAGCAATGGGTCGGATTTGACGGAAGACCACGCTCTTCTACATTCAGTATGCATTCGCCTTTGTCCTATGAATCGGTAGGATTGGGTTTGACAGCCGTAAACGACAACGTTGGGCCGATGAACCAAACCATGATTTATGCGGATGCTTCTTACACGATTAAATTCAAAAAACACAAGGGAAAACTTGCATTTGGAGTCAAAGGAGGAATTAACCTGATCAATATCGGAAGAGACGGATTAAATTCGGGTAACCCGGATGATCCCAAATTACTGCAAAACATCCGGAACAACGTGAATCCGAACTTTGGAGTGGGGATTTACTACCATACTCCCAAATTTTTCATTGGAATAAGTACGCCGAAAATCCTGGAGAAGAGTTACGATGAGGTCAGTAAGACCAACTTAGAGCGTCGTCACTATTTCGGAACGATAGGAGGAGTTATCGGCCTGGCAAACAAATGGAAACTGAGACCATCCTCATTGGTGAAGATCACGGAGGGTTCTCCTTTGAGTCTCGATTTGACTTTGGCTGCAATCTACAATGAAAAAGTGTGGTTTGGAGCAAATTACCGCTTAATGGCTGCTTTCGGAGCTTTTGTTCAAGTACAGCTTTCTCCCCAGTTTAAAGTTGGAATAGCCAGCGATTTCGGAACTCAGAAATTGAGAAACTACAATGACGGATCATTTGAACTCATGGTATCTTACGATTTCGTCTTCAAAAAAGAAGGTATTCGTTCACCTCGTTATTTCTAA
- a CDS encoding OmpA family protein — translation MKTIILAIICSVSLSVFGQSGKLKKADNYFNRLSYAYAAELYEELIGSEVDSPKLKSKLAYSYLKMDNYTKSVDYYSKMIESSEAKQDDYYNYAYVLKQTGNYPESDKWMNKYSQSVTADVRSQLFLSNTSYKSKIEKNQAFFSLENLALNTASADFGGYYNPAQNQVYFITARKKRAFVKNEWSWDSRRFLDLYHVSVSPENKLGDPKRVSKVNTKFHEGPLAFAPDGKTVYFTRNNISSGSKRRDGQKIQNLKLYIADLDSEGKLVNEQEFPYNSKDYSVGHPTITADGKTMYLVSDKPGGIGGADIYKVAILDNGTFGEMINLGNKINTEGQEMFPFIDSEGRLFFSTNGHPGLGGLDVFAAFFDGETIGKIHNLGLPINSQYDDFAFNMSKDFKTGFLSSNREGGKGGDDIYAVQLIRPFVFGVTIKGTAKDKKEGIVPFAKVDLKDDKGNVLETITADENGAYAFEAEYEKKYALGGSKADYFDGKNTASTFTDEQVVIADVVLEKDPGLSLYALITDKKTGTPLDKVQVYLVDNMTGQSKQIETPATGDFREALFGKKLNDRGSYNLVLKKEGYFSKTVTYNTVFDRPGQYDVQGVLDLGMDPEVKDLSEMIQINPINFDLNKFTIRPDAAKELDKIVEVMNKYPYLVVELGAHTDCRASKAYNMKLSDNRAKASAEYIKKRITNPARIYGKGYGESRLLNGCECEGTVKSDCSEEEHQKNRRTEFKVISTGDDKLKVTNTSTDSF, via the coding sequence ATGAAAACAATCATATTAGCAATTATTTGCAGTGTTTCATTGTCAGTATTTGGGCAATCAGGGAAACTGAAAAAGGCGGACAATTATTTCAACAGGTTATCTTATGCTTATGCTGCCGAATTATACGAAGAATTAATCGGTTCCGAGGTTGACAGCCCCAAACTGAAAAGTAAATTGGCTTACAGTTACCTGAAAATGGATAATTATACCAAATCGGTTGATTATTACAGTAAGATGATCGAATCTTCCGAAGCGAAGCAGGACGATTATTACAATTATGCCTACGTTTTAAAGCAGACAGGAAATTATCCGGAAAGTGATAAGTGGATGAATAAATACAGCCAGTCTGTCACTGCCGACGTAAGAAGCCAATTGTTCCTGTCGAATACAAGCTACAAATCAAAAATCGAGAAAAATCAAGCCTTCTTTTCATTGGAGAACCTGGCTTTGAATACTGCATCAGCTGATTTCGGAGGATATTACAATCCGGCGCAAAACCAGGTGTATTTTATTACAGCAAGAAAGAAAAGAGCATTTGTCAAAAATGAGTGGTCATGGGATTCAAGAAGATTCCTGGATTTATACCACGTTTCCGTTAGTCCTGAAAATAAATTGGGAGATCCGAAACGTGTTTCCAAAGTAAATACCAAATTCCACGAAGGTCCGCTTGCGTTTGCACCCGACGGGAAAACCGTTTATTTCACACGAAATAACATTTCTTCAGGAAGTAAGCGTCGTGACGGACAAAAGATCCAAAACCTGAAGTTATATATTGCAGACCTTGACAGTGAGGGAAAACTGGTAAACGAACAAGAATTTCCTTACAACTCGAAGGATTATTCCGTGGGACATCCCACCATTACTGCTGACGGAAAAACGATGTATCTGGTATCTGATAAACCCGGCGGAATTGGCGGCGCTGATATTTACAAAGTAGCCATTTTAGACAACGGAACATTCGGGGAAATGATCAATTTGGGGAATAAAATCAATACGGAAGGACAGGAAATGTTCCCTTTCATTGATTCCGAAGGACGCTTGTTTTTTTCAACCAATGGTCATCCCGGATTGGGAGGATTAGACGTATTCGCTGCTTTCTTTGATGGAGAAACTATTGGGAAAATCCATAACCTTGGATTACCCATTAACAGCCAGTACGATGATTTTGCATTCAACATGTCAAAGGATTTCAAAACAGGATTTCTTTCTTCCAACCGGGAAGGCGGGAAAGGAGGTGATGATATTTATGCCGTGCAGTTGATTCGCCCGTTCGTGTTTGGAGTAACCATCAAAGGAACTGCGAAAGATAAGAAAGAGGGAATTGTACCTTTTGCAAAAGTGGATCTGAAAGACGATAAAGGAAACGTCCTTGAAACAATCACGGCTGATGAGAACGGAGCTTATGCTTTTGAAGCGGAATATGAGAAAAAGTACGCGTTAGGCGGATCAAAAGCAGATTATTTTGACGGGAAGAATACCGCAAGTACATTTACAGATGAACAAGTAGTCATCGCAGATGTGGTTTTGGAAAAAGATCCCGGACTATCACTTTATGCTTTGATCACAGACAAGAAAACAGGAACGCCTTTGGATAAAGTTCAGGTTTACCTGGTTGACAACATGACGGGACAATCGAAACAAATTGAAACACCTGCGACAGGAGATTTCAGAGAAGCTTTATTTGGTAAGAAATTGAATGACCGCGGAAGTTATAACCTGGTTCTTAAAAAAGAAGGGTATTTCTCCAAAACGGTTACCTATAATACGGTTTTTGACAGACCCGGACAATACGATGTTCAAGGCGTTCTTGACCTGGGAATGGACCCGGAAGTGAAAGACCTTTCTGAAATGATCCAGATTAACCCGATCAATTTCGATTTGAACAAGTTCACAATCCGCCCCGATGCAGCCAAAGAATTGGATAAGATCGTTGAAGTCATGAACAAATATCCTTATTTGGTAGTAGAATTGGGAGCACATACCGATTGTCGTGCTTCAAAAGCTTACAACATGAAGTTATCCGATAACCGTGCAAAAGCGTCCGCTGAGTACATCAAAAAACGAATTACCAATCCTGCGCGCATCTACGGTAAAGGATACGGAGAATCCCGTTTATTGAACGGCTGCGAATGCGAAGGAACAGTCAAATCCGATTGTTCGGAAGAAGAACATCAGAAAAACCGCAGAACAGAATTCAAAGTAATCTCTACTGGAGATGACAAATTAAAAGTAACCAACACCAGTACCGATAGTTTCTGA